The Phyllopteryx taeniolatus isolate TA_2022b chromosome 11, UOR_Ptae_1.2, whole genome shotgun sequence genome includes the window CGTCTGAATTCTGAAAGGCGGGGCTGCTTTGATCATCGTGAGGCGTATTCACGGTATTGCTCTCCCagatctgctcagaaaaatgttaaacctgttcattaGCAGCCGTGAGTTTGATTGGATGATAACCGTGAGCAAAAATAATGGCATCACGTTGTTGCTAATATAGCGCTAAAGTTTACAATTTGGAAATGTTTGGCGAAAccaatttttcttttccccactGAAAGCACGCTGTAGTTACTTAGCGTAAAAAGAATAGAAGTAATTGAATTTCTAAGTCAACAGTAAAGGTACttatttctcagaaaatgaGCAACTCCCTCCGCTCTCCTTCGCTGCGTGAAGTCACATTACGTACGTTAGCCATTTGCTAGCTGTCACAGCTGGCTCCAAATGAACAGCATCCTAGTAATACATTAACATTACCTTCCTTAGATTGGTTAAAGAGTGGCGTGGCCCGCTCGTAAATCTTTCTATCCAAAGactttttcaacatttgaatttgacaaacaaatgtcatatccatccatccatccattttctttaccgcttatcctcacgaggctGCTGGAGCGTCTAGTTAACCAAACAGCAAATCAATTTGTCTGACGAAACGCTcgatgcaaaacgccatagacgggctaacgaaactagcatcgatgttgcgGTGTTATAATCCTTTAAGCGACAGATATTGGAAGGACAGGCATTTCCTGCGGAGAAGTTGACGTCTGTATAGCCGTATGTCTGTgctatactgcccccaggtggccaaggggcacacacaccagatggAGCAGCATAATGACtcttgaattgaagcaaaaagtgtgacaaCAATGGTTTCCATACTATTTAATTAATAACAATATGAAAGCATACATAGCGTcaatgttccaatacttttggtgtGTGAGGATCCTGCGGCGGAAGCCACAGTCGTATGGAAAAACCTTCCGAGGACACTGATGGAACACCTTCTCTCTGTCTGCCAGGTGGACTATGCCAAAGTTCTCCACTATGTCGGAGCGGGCATCGCCTTCCCCACCAGTATGCTGTTCGCGTGCCTGCAGTCGGCGCTGACGTATCGGCTGGCCAAGACGCAGGGGGAGTACAACGTGGCCCACCTGCGGCTCTGCATGACCCTCCTCGCCTTCGCCGCCCTGGTGCTCAGTATCCTCTTGGGCTGCTTTACACGTCGGGCCGCCTTCGGGGCTCCTTCAGCTCAGTAGCAACGGACGTTTTCACTTTCGTTACTAGCAACTGTTTTGCTCTtgaaaacacctttttttttttttttgccattttttaaaaaaaatcttattttatcATACATTGCAACAGTGTAGAGGCTTTGCCATATTTGGTCTCTTTCATGTATCTAAGGATGATGCAGTAGTCACTAAAATAGAATAAAGATGTAATACTACAACGTAATAATGATGACATTATAAAAGAAACATCACACGATATcataaatataaatcaaataatacatacatttaaaagaaaacatttaccgGATTgcaatatgacaaaatatataagacatatatatatatatatatactttaatAATCCTGTGatgtgatttaaaataaaataatgcaatatataaatacaatacactAATAAAATAAGAATCATAACATCAAAATATAAATTAGACATACTTTATTCATCTCAGGAGGTaaatataattacaaaaatgtatatttaaagaaaatatataataatgatgCTATTAAATTAtagaaaaataatgacaataataggCCGACTAGTTAGCGCAACCGTCTGACAATTGTGAGGCCGGGGGCTCGACTCCAGATTGCGTAACTGCAGTTGTCTCCAAATCTCAGTACGTGCTCCTGAACGGTGTTTTCCAGGCGGCGTGTTTTTCTGCCAGGAGAGCTTCGTCCTGCAGCACGCTTCGGCCATCTTCGAATGGGTCTTCTGCGTCATCATCATGCTCTTCTACGGGACGTTCGCCTTCGAGTTCGCCGGCATGTCGGGTGACACCGTGGTGGTTTTGGCCCGAGGGGGCTCAGCGGCGAGGGAGCGCAAGGTGGACGCGCTGGGGCCGCGCTTGCCGCCGCACCAACCCGAAAACATGTCGTCCATCCTGTAGGGCCCGACTCGCTCGGATTGGATTGTCCTTCCGAGACGGCGCTGTCAAATCAGTCGAGTCATTCAATCAATCACGTCAAGATTCGAACTCGAGCAGGACCCCGACGGAgagcttttttttgtcattacatcagagctgcttctttttttttcctttttcccttCCCTCCCATTTTTTGCCTGTCTGCATTTTGCACATGTGTGAAGCCAAATGTTCCATCCAgacaaaccaaccaaccagccagccagccagccctGCCTTCATTTATTAGCCGCGGAGAGCTAAAGGTCCATCAGATTAAGACAAATCTGTTGTTCCCTTCTCCCAGCGCTCAACAAGTGACCTTGGATGATTT containing:
- the zgc:154058 gene encoding transmembrane protein 150A-like isoform X2; amino-acid sequence: MVEEEKEERGFVVPTMSLWVILPVSLPALTITGIWVVLYNQSCEEELYLQSGPTLCCTLDNVPLISKCGTLPPESCFFSLICSTGSFMVMVIVLLRYAHVIEKHQNCVLNTASLSTGWICAAGLIMVGNFQVDYAKVLHYVGAGIAFPTSMLFACLQSALTYRLAKTQGEYNVAHLRLCMTLLAFAALVLSGVFFCQESFVLQHASAIFEWVFCVIIMLFYGTFAFEFAGMSGDTVVVLARGGSAARERKVDALGPRLPPHQPENMSSIL